The DNA window GTGCAAGTTTCCCTGGTGGAGGGTCCCGCAGGTCTTCAACGCTTACTCACCAGCTGCAGCTTCAGGTTGGGCCGTCCCACCTTCTCCAGGATGGCAGCAGCTAAGGGGGCAAGAAATGAGAGACCATGACCCCTTGGCAGGAAGCCTCATGGTGCAGCCCCAAGACCTCCACACCCTTCATCAACTGTTCTcccccagcatctccctgcAGGTGATCTGCTTTTCAGACTTTGGGGATCCTTCTTCTGCCTTGAAGGAGACTCTGGGGAGAGGTGTCTGCCTTACCTTGGTGTGGGGTGTTCAGAAAGTAGCGAGGGTCGGTGATGCGGCTGTTAATAGGCTCCACCAGTCCAATCATGTCTTCCTGCAAGACAGTGATGTCACCTTGTGGAGCATCCTGCCACCTCTGCAGCAGGGAGCGCTCCTTCCCTGTGCCAGGCTCGGGGGAGGTTCTCCATCCTTGGCACCCTAAGAGTGGCGCCCATGCAGCAGGACCCATTCCCCACTTACCTGGGCCAGGAGGTCAGCAGCGTATCTGAGATTCTCGATGAAGGTGGTTTCCATCTCGCCTGCCACAGCTGCCCGGTCTGCGCCCAGGGGAACCCGCCCTGCCATCAGGTGGATCCTGCAGGCACAGAGAGATCAGCCACTGGCACCAGCTGCAGTCTCCAAGCAGCTGCTTGGACCTAGCACACCTTCCTCTACTGACAGAACACAGGGCCAGGCTTGGGGAGATAAGAAGGGGGTAAGAAGAACCATCTCCTATGCCAGAGTACCATCCCAGGGGCAGGTGGACACCTTGGCTCACTGCTTGCTGGCTTAGATCAGGGAGGGGATGGTGGCTAGTGCTGGGCTACCCCGGGCTGCGTGCAGAGCTTAAAGTTCCTCAGCGCACAGTGGAAACAAAAACCTTTTCAATTTCCTCATTACTAGAAAGTGGAAATGGATCTGGGCAGCCCTGGCCTGCCTGGCCCTTGCCCTCTGCAGGACTTTGAACGATGTTGCTAAGGGAAAGAATGATGCAAAGTCCATGGAATAAAAAGGCCTCTCATTTTCTGAAGGGGGCCGTGCCAGGCTAATTGCATCTCTTGCAGCGTCTGCTGTGCTGTAATCAGCGTGGCCTACAATAAAGCAACTGTTGTGGTGTCCTGGGGGAGACGGGGCTGTAattggggaggaaaaagggaggaTTATTATGGAGACTGTTGCATAGTGTGGACAAGAGCTTTCACAGCAAAGGGCAGGATCAGAGGAGAGTGCCTGGCAGCTTTAAGCGAGCTCTCAGTGAGCACATGAAGGCCACATCCCTGCACGCAGGGGTCTGCAATGAGCTAATGCAGCCAAGCAAGGAGacgctgctggggctggaggcacAGAGGTGCAAACAATCAGaaaattgcttggttggaaaagacctttgagattacagaatccaaccatacctgtccactaccaaaccatgtccctgagcacctcatttgcccgtcttttaaatgtctccagggatgctgaaccttccctggcgcagcttgaggccattgcctcttgtcctgtcacttgggagaagagcccagctccctcctctccacaacctcctttcaggtagttggagagagcaacgaggtctcccctcagcctcctcttctccaggctaagcagcccCAGACCCCTCGTAAGAACCGAGCGCGGGGTCGCGGGCGGAGGCCGCGTTCCCGTACCTGGGGCAGCGCAGGGCCCGCCCGTAGCCCACGGCGGCCTCCAGCCCCTGTCGGAACGCCTCCTGCCGGCCCGGCACGGCCGCCAGCCCCAGCTCTCCGTCCCGCGGTTCCCCTAGGGCGGAGCGGAGCGGTCAGCGGCCCCGCGGCCCCTTCGGCCCCTTCGGCCCCGGGCCCCGCGAGGTACCGGGGGGCGCGTTCAGCAGCACCATCTGCGCCCCGGCCCGCTCCGCCGCCGCCCGCAGCGCCTCCGCGGGGCAGCCCGCCGGCCACGCCGCCTCCACGGCCGAGAaacccgcggccgccgccgcctccaGCCGCGCCGGGAGGGACGGGACGGACGGGAACAGCCACGAGAGGTTGGCGGAGAAGCGCAGCGGGGCCATggcgggagcggcggggcctgaggggagAGGAACGGGGCCTGAGGGGAAAGGGGCGGGGGCTGAAGGgagaggggcggggccaggcAAAAAGGGGGTTGGAGCATGTAGGAAAGGGGTGGGGTCACACAGGAGAGGgatctccaaagggatctgaacaggctgggccgctgggctgagaccagtggcaggaggtttaacaaggccaaatgccgggtcctgcacttggggcacaacaaccctgagcagctacagactaggagaagtctggctggaaagctgcctggaggagagggacctgggggtgttggttgacagcgactgaacatgagccagcaggggcccaggtggccaagaaggccaatggcatcttggcttggatcagaaacggcgtgaccagcaggtccagggaggtcattctccctctgtactcggcactggtgagaccgctcctcgaatcctgtgttcagttctgggcccctcaccacaagaaggatgttgaggctctggagcgagtccagagaaaagcaacgaagctggtgaaggggctggagaacaggccttatgaggagtggctgagagagctgggggtgtttagcctggagaagaggaggctgaggggagacctcattgctctctacaactacctgaaaggagggtgtggagaggagggagctggcatcCTCCCTGGGAAAGGTGGTTTTGCCAGGTGTTGGCCTGACATACACAGAGCGCCGCATTAATTGGTTTCCTGGGGAGCTTGTCTCTAGCAGCGCCTCGTTATGGCAGAATCACTTTTACTTTTGCTCTGCACTCTGCATATTTTACCATAAAACATTCATCTCCACTTCTGCCGACCTGGAAGCCCAACCTCTGGGTGCCCAGGATCAGCCCAGCATCCCCTGTCCCTGTGCACTGTGCAATTCCAGGCACAGCTCGCAGGCTGCATGATCAGCTCTACATCTACAGTCCCTGGTGTGGAGGGGCAGAACTCACAGGCTGCATGGGTGAATGGGTGTCCTGTGGCTACCAGGCGACCTGGCCATGGCTTGCGGAGGTGGAACCATGAGCCATGGACATTCTGCAGCCCCTTATGCTGAGCCTGTTCTGGGGCTCTCACCTGCCTGCCCGCACCTGGGGAGCCACACGTGCTCCAACACCCTGGAGACAACAGCAGAAACCCTCCACAGTCCCCGGCCCCGTGGCCCACTGCAAGCCCTGGGACGGTGGGAGGCCAGGGCAGTGccagcaaagaagaaagcagcagccaaaCGAACCCTGAGAAGAGCCTCAATTCAATTAAAGCTATTGATTAATCAATTAGAAGAAGCTTAGCTCAACTTCTCAGTAATAATGCAAAGTCTCCCCAGCGATGGACAGCTTGGGGGGGTGGCATCCTTGTCCCCAGCACACGTGACCCCATCCCAGTGTGTGTCCCCAGCACTCATGTCACCAGCACACGTCCCCCCGGCGCATGCAGCTGCCAAGCCAGGGGAGTGCCGCACCTTCCTCACATCCTTCTGTATCGAGGTTGTCATCCTCTTTGATCACATCCAAGAGGTGTGCTGGGCTCAGCACCGGCAGGCATGTGGGTGgtagaactggggttgtttagcctggagaagaggaggctgaggggagacctcattgctctctacaactacctgaaaggaggttgtggagtggaaggtgctggcctcttctcccaagtgacaggggacaggacgagagggaatggcctcaagctccgccaggggaggttcaggctggacattaggaaaaaaatttttcacagaaagggtgattgggccctggcagaggctgcccagggagggggttgagtcaccttccctggagaggtttaagggacaggtgcataaggtgctgaggggcatgatttagtatttgataggaatggttggactcgatgatctgatgggtcttttccaacctggtgattctatgatcctatgattctatgattctatgaactgtgCATGGGAGACCTAGAACGAGGAGCCGGTGGGGATAGAAAAGCACCCACTGAGGCTGTGCCACGCTCCGACCCCAGCAATCCTGGGCGCATCACCAGCAGGAGGCTGGGCATCGGGCAGGGGCAAAGCCCAGGAGGCAGTGGGTGGGAGAAGGAGAGCTTTGCTGGATGGGACAGCAAAAAACTGCACAGCCAAGCCCCAGCATGCAGGTGACTTGGGCAGCAAGACAGGAACGCGGGGAGCCCTCACAGCAAACCTGCCCCACCAGCGGCAAGCAGAGCTGCCGGGCTCTGCACTGAAGCATTAATGGTGTCTTTATATCTCTGGTAATATATCGCATTGATTTTCTCTTGTTATAACTGCAGTTCCTGCATTGCAGGCTGGTGTTTTGTCACTTTACCTTGACAGGACGCAGCAGATTTACTCCCTGCCGTGCCACTTGCAGCTCTGAAGCCGTGTGCCGCACTGGCGCTGGGCTCTGCGCCTGGCAGACGGTCTTTGGGGGAGCTGGCACGAGCGAGGGGTCACACTGGCACCTGCCTTCCCACGGGGATGCAGCCCAGTGGGGCATCGGCGCGGGAGGGCAGCTCGATGCCAAGCATCGTTGCCGCCACGCGGGAGTTTTATTGGCCCAAAGAAAATGTAGCTCCTGCACATTTTATGAGCGAGCTGACATTTCAGTGCAGACTTGGCTCTGGCCTCTATGACAGccagggtggggaggcagcGGGTGGCTATGGGGCGCCCCACggcaccagcagcagccaccaaaCCAGTCCCCTCAGAGCCCACTGTAGTGGGGCACTGGTCCTCCCAGTACCCCGTAAATTCCCCTGCTTGTTTTGCTGTGGGGAATGTTttatctctctcccttttttgtGAAACACAATTTAAATtgacatttctgtattttaactaCTTGTCCCCAGGCTTCTGGACGGCTCAGCTGGCACCTCAGGGGCTTCGGAGACTGAGTCACCGAAGGCTGGGGTGGTTGGGTGGCACCATCCCACTGGGACCATGTCACCCCCATCTCTCCAGGACACCCCCAGACCTCTCCcgctccccctgcaccccacagctgCGTGAGGTGATCTGGGGCTGGAAGGAGGCACTCTGGGCAACCCTTCCCCCCTGGGCTTTCTTCTCTTGCTCTAAACCACACCAATATTTTGCAACcatgtttgtttttcagcttttgtaGGCGAGTAAATTTTAGTCTTTTTATGTGTAGGAAAAAAGCTGGGAAAATAATCTGCGTGTGACCCAGCATCTCACAGAGGCAGCTGCAAGAGCTTTTGCTTGTATTAAATCTCACGATTCTTCACCAAAGACAGACTTCCCCAAACCCATCTCCTCTAGGTGCGAAGGGACAGCTTTAactccatcaggttgctcagaggccCCCttaccttgaatgtttccagaggtgggatctccaccacctccctgggcaacctgggccggtgtttgtaaaaaatttcttccttatatccaggcTAAATCTACCCTTCCTtaaaaaccattaccccttgtcctgccaCAACAGAACTCGCTAAAAAGCCTGtctccagttttcctggagtcctttcagtactggaagctgctctacagtctccttggagccttctcttctccaggatgaataacccaaactctctcagtcCTCGTACCTactggaggtgctgcagcccttggaccatctttgtggcctcctttgaacccactccaacaggtccatgtctttcctgcactgaggactccaggacGGAACACAAGACTCCAActagaggggcaggatcccctccctcgccctgctggccacgattcttttgatgcagcccaggttggATTTCTCGGCTTCAAgcacacgttgccggctcatgtccagcttttcatccatcaacaccccatccatccctctgtcccttcCATCCACTTGGTCCCAGGCACTGAGCGGCATGTCAGAGATGCAGGGAAAGATGCCAGCCCCTCCCAAAGCTGTGACGAAGATTTCTGTGGGGCGCCTTAACGAGCACATTGCCCCTCTCAGGCTTCACTTTCTTACAGCCTTCAAAAACACTCGGGTAAAAGAAAATCTATATATCATATTATGGGAAACAAATGCCTCACCTTTGCCAGTTTATGGCTATTCCTCATCAGGGAGGATCGAACCAGGTGGGAACATGAAATAAATCCTGGTGGAGCCGAGACAGGGAGGTGAGGATGAAGCATCCTCGTGTCCCAGCGGCTCCTGGCACGGGTGGGCTCTCCATCAGTCAACTGGGATTTTCTTGCTATTCCAAGATTTCACGGGAAATTAATGAGGAGGCCAAATTCTCCTTCAGCTCTTGGAGGAGGCTGGGGCGGGCGGTGCCTGGGCCCACTGAGCTGGCAGATGTTGTTTAACATTCCCGGCAGTAATTAATAGACGGCTTCATCACTCTTGTATGATTCAAGCATTTCGGCCCGCTTCTCTCCAAATACAgagcagaaatatttgttaaacGTGGCTGGCGTTTTTGTGCGATCATTAGTGCTCGAGCAGCTCCAGTGGCTGCAGGATTTATCGCCTTGCCAGGATTTCTTTTGGCCTTATGATGCCGTTgccatccctccctctgctgCTGGCCCTTCCAAGCGAGCGGCTCCCTTTATCACTTTCCCTCTGATTTATGTCCTGTTGCTTGCAACCTCTCCTTTACACCACAGTTATGGATCCCCCCCCTTTTCCATTCATTACACTGCAGCAGGATGGTCTTCAGATGAACCCTCTGCCTGACCGGAGGCGCCTAGTGAAATGCTTTGGGCTTGGCTCGTGGTGGGGCAATCACTCCCACCACCCAGTGCCTGAGGTGGGACGCAGAGGAAGGGTCCCCTTGGGGGGACACAGCACCCAGGTGGGCTGGTGGGGCCACCCCAAGCTCATGTGGGGACACAAcctgggctgagctgggcatggcaagttgtggagaggagggagctgggctcttctcccaagggacaggggacaggacaagagggaatggcctcaagctccaccaggggaggtttaggctgaacattaggaaaaagttttcatggaaagggtcattgggcactggcagaggctgcccagggagggggttgagtcaccttccgtggaggggtttaagggatgggtggacgaggtgctgaggggcatggtttagtgtttgatgggaatggttggactcgatgatctgatgggtcttttccaacctggtgattctatgactctatgacagCAAGAGGGAAGCTGAGGGTCAAGGGCAGAGCTGGCTTGCAGGAGGTGGCAGCCTGTTAGCTGGCATTACGAGCACCCTAGGGAATCCCTGCAGTAATAAACTAATAGGAGGCTCCTAGCTAACCCTCACTCGCAAACAAAAGTGAGTGGGGTCCCCGCAGGAGTGCTCCACACGTGGCACAGTGTCTGCTCCTGTGCCCAGAGCGGGGATGTGATGGGAACCCAGGCATTCAGGAGAGCCCTGATGGCCACACTGATGTGGAGAGCGAGacacagggagggaaggggataCTCCCACCTCCGCCTGGCTGAGCTGCAGGTGCCTGAAGTCTGGATTTAGACCTTTCCTGGCTATGGGAGTACAAGCTTGCATAGCCAGGCATCCCCAGGACATGAGTCCTCCTGCAACCCCACGGGGCTCAGGGACCATGTCCAGCTCTGTGTCCCAcgtcacaggatcatagaatcactgagttggaaaggacccactggatcatcgagtccaactattcccgtcaatcattaaaccatgtccctcagcacctcatccacccatcccttaaacccctccaggaaaggtgactcaaccccctccctgggcagcctgttccactgcccaatgaccctttctgtgaaatattttttcctgatgtccagtctaaacctcccctggtggagcttgaggccattccctcttgtcctgtcccctgtcacttgggagaagagccaagctccctcctctccacaacctcctttaagcCCTCCCCAGCACAGACTTCCGCAGCCTGGTCAATGTGTTAAGCCATCTCTTAATTAATCAGCCTGTGTTTTTAGGGCATTAAAATTCAATTGTAGAATTCTCCGCTGGCTGGGCTCGCAATGAATACAGAAGTTTGCCTAATTAGAGCTGACACGCAGCCGGCGGGGGAACCAGACAAACGGTCCCACCAGGCTTACCCACCTCCCAGCCCCTTGCCCAGCCCCcggcatccccatccctgcagtgtcagggatgctctggggacTAGTGCCTGTCACaggcacccagaccctgctGTGGGCACAGGGAGGGCAGCGCTGCTCAGCCACCGCGTCCCCAGAGGCATCCCCAGCCCTGTGCCCGTGCCAACCCCCTGGCCAGGCACCAGCCAAGAGCAGCGGAGATGTTTCCTTATCGTCAGCATCAGGTCTTCACTGTCATTACCACGGTAATTATCATCTCATTTGGAGTCTTTAGCTGCCATAATCTGTCTCTTGCACTGATTTATTCCTcaggcctcttctccagccatGCGGGAGGGATGGAGCCATCAATAAGGAGGCAATGAGCTCCATCTTTTGGGGGCCGAGTGGAGCAGAAGTGCCTGGTGGCTGGAGCATCCTTCAGGTGGAGGCAAGACTGTCCCCATGTCAGTGCGTGACTGGGGCCAGACTGAAACTAGCCACCTCCTGGCACTGGGTCAGAGCTGGTTCCCTCAAACCTGGTGTTTGTTTATTGTTGCTGTTGGCAGCAGCACGTGTGGGACTGAACCAGCCACGCGTGCAGGCAGGCTGGGAAACAGAGAATCATCGAATcacacaatggtttgggttggaagcgaccttacaGCTtatacagttccaacccacctgtcatgggcagggacatcttccactagatcaggtttctcaaaccctcatccaacctggccttgaacacctccaaaaTGTTGGCTCTGGGGACAGGCAGAGGATCGCtgaagccacagcttccttgcctttctgctttctccagaCCTGGCTGTTGCTTGGAGTTGGTTTTCTCTCCATTTGCTACAATCAGCATCTCCTGTGACTCTGCCAGCCACCAAAAGCTTTGTTGAGACTTGTCTCACCTGCATTTGCCGACTGCCAACTCACGCTCACTGCTCCCGACTTTCCCATTTCCCTGAGCTACGTGCAGcatgtctgggtttttttggttttctttgtagACAGCAGTTGGGTGGcagccccagggatggtgacggCCATCGGGCAGAGCACCATGAGGTGCCCCAGAGTTGAGGCAGGGTGATGGGACAAGGACGATGGGACAGTCCTAGATGTGCCACCCATAGCCTCACTGACACCCTGagcaaaacaaacccagcaCCGCAGCAGCCTCAGtgctcatcctcatcctcatcccacaTGTAATCCCATGTCTGTTGTGGGATGGAAGGGGCAGGtgtgggatctgtggggcaaGAAGAAGCCACTGGGCTTGGGGACGGGTAAGAAGCCACCAGCCAAGCCCCTACACCACAGCTGAGCCCGTCTGCAGGGCACAGCGGGGTGGGATGGGCAGGGTGGCAGCAATGCCACCAGTTGGTTCTCACAGCTCCATCCCAGTTTGGCAACACCGTCCCCTCCCATCCCTGCGCCCGCCAAAGCACAACCTGCCTAATGGTATCCATTTATATGCAAAATCCCCAGAAAAAAGCAGTAATTAATGAAGTCCCTTTCATTACCATTATGCAAATGCGATTAATTTCAGCTGTTATGAATATGCAAATATTACAATTATGATCTAATTGCCAATGTGTGTAGGGCAGCAGGCAGAATATCAAGTCTCAGCCCGGGCCCCTGGAGCTTTGGGGTGTAGAGCCGCAGCGGGACGGGGCAGGCAGGAGCGGGGAGCCTGGGCGTGGATGCCCAGTTTAGGGGGAGCCCTGTCTGCTCCTGTGGGCTCAGTGGGAGCCGGAGCA is part of the Phaenicophaeus curvirostris isolate KB17595 chromosome 8, BPBGC_Pcur_1.0, whole genome shotgun sequence genome and encodes:
- the HYI gene encoding putative hydroxypyruvate isomerase, translated to MAPLRFSANLSWLFPSVPSLPARLEAAAAAGFSAVEAAWPAGCPAEALRAAAERAGAQMVLLNAPPGEPRDGELGLAAVPGRQEAFRQGLEAAVGYGRALRCPRIHLMAGRVPLGADRAAVAGEMETTFIENLRYAADLLAQEDMIGLVEPINSRITDPRYFLNTPHQAAAILEKVGRPNLKLQLDLFHCQIMDGNVSGNLEKYFPLIGHIQIAQVPGRHEPDSPGELNYNYIFELLESLGYSGYVGCEYAPKGDTVEGLGWLRSYWESRGLPHGGTSKVAE